GCTTCACCAGCTCCACACGCCGGTTTTTTGCGCGACCCTCCTCGCTGTCGTTCGGTGCTACGGGCCGGGTGAGGCCGTATCCGTCCGAAACGAGGCGCTTCTCGTCCACCCCGAAGAGAAGGATGTAGCGACGGACCGTGTCGGCGCGCCTGCGTGAAAGATCCAGGTTGTGCTCCGCGGTTCCCTGGTTGTCCGTATGCCCCTGGATCTCGATGGACAGATCCGTATATTGAAGCATCAACTTCACGATTTCGCCGAGCGGCTCCATCGCCTCCGGCTTCAGATCCGCCTTGTCCGTGTCGAAGAGGATGCCGTAGACGGCGATCCTCCCGTCCGCGTCCAGGCGCCGCTTGATCTCTGCGGCGCTGAACGTGAGTTTCTTCTCGAAGGGTTGCTCGTCCACGATCCACAGGGAATAGGCGCCGTCGGAAGC
This genomic stretch from Candidatus Eisenbacteria bacterium harbors:
- a CDS encoding OmpA family protein, which encodes MRRPARAARLAAFLLIAASAAVAAASETTEHTFIRPYPGAVCRDEYTEHEAFSAFEFPVTDPETGEKTTHPVKGEYWYLYYEMLDGSGELDESVSEMEFLENYKSAAREKGGEIHFDDSWNGYLTFTVPRDDGGLSWCYAEASDGAYSLWIVDEQPFEKKLTFSAAEIKRRLDADGRIAVYGILFDTDKADLKPEAMEPLGEIVKLMLQYTDLSIEIQGHTDNQGTAEHNLDLSRRRADTVRRYILLFGVDEKRLVSDGYGLTRPVAPNDSEEGRAKNRRVELVKR